The nucleotide window TGACGGTGACCTGCAACTCCGGCGGCGGGCAGCCTGTTTCCATGGCGAACCTGACCGCGGTGCGGGCGCTGGCGGACCGCTGGGGAATACCGTTCTTCCTGGACGCATGCCGGTTCGCCGAGAACGCCTACTTCATCCAACAGCGGGAGCCGGGGTACGCGGGGAGGACGGCGGCCTCGATCGCGCGTGAGATGTGCGACCTCTCCGACGGCTGCACGTTCAGCGCCAAGAAGGACGGGCTCGCCAACATCGGCGGCTTCGCGGCGTTCCGCGACGTTGCGCTCTACCAGAAGGCGGTCCCGTGGGCGATCCTCTTCGAAGGGTTCACAACCTACGGCGGAATGGCAGGCCGCGACCTGGAGGCCATCGCGGTGGGTCTGAGGGAAGTGGTGGAGCAACCGTACCTGGAGTGGCGCATCGGCCAGGTAGCGAGGCTGGCCGAGGGCATGCTCGCGGCGGGCGTTCCATTGGTTGAGCCCTCAGGTGGACACGCGGTGTTCCTGGACGCGCGGCGGTTCTTGCCACACGTTCCACAGACGGCCTACCCCGCGCAGTCACTGGCCTGCGAGCTCTACGCCGACGGCGGTGTCCGCGGGGTGGAGGTGGGAGGCGTCATGGCCGGGCGCGATCCGCAGACGGGGCAGGAGCGCTTTCCCCGCCTGGAGATGGTCCGGCTGGCGGTGCCGCGCCGGGCCTACACCGACGCCCACATGGCCGTTGTCGTCCAGGCCGCCCGCCTCACGCTGGAGCGCAGGGCGGGGATCGGCGGCCTGCGGATCGTCCATGAGCCCCCGGTGCTCCGCCACTTCTCGGCGCACTTCGCTCCGGTGCCGCTCTCGGATCTGCCCCGGGGCCGGGAAGCGCGCGCGGCGTGGGGTTCTTGACACCCAGTGGCTGAAAGGATACGCTGGCGTAGGTTTGCGCTGAGGCCACCCGCGTACTGGAGAAGGGCATGCTGCTTCTAGACTGGCTCTATGTCGCGGCGTTTGCGGTTGTCGGCCTGCTGCTGGCCGCCATGTCGCTGGCCATCGTTTGGGTGTTGTCTCCCCGGTCGACATACCCCCAGAAGCGCATGACCTACGAATCAGGCATAGAGCCCATCGGCCAGGCCTGGGCGCAGTTCAACATCCGCTACTACCTGTTTGGGCTGGTTTTCGTGATCTTCGCGGTGGAGGTCATCTACCTATACCCCTGGGCGATTGTATTCCGGCAGCTCGGCAAGTTCGCGTTCTTCGAGATGCTGATCTTCCTGGTGGTGCTGCTGCTGGGCCTGGCCTACGCTTGGCGTAAGGGCGCGCTCGAATGGTCCTAGGACACCCTGCGGCGCATCGCCCCCGAGGAGTTCTGCGGTGAGCTGGGGGGCTGAGATCGCCAAGGCCGTTCTGGCCGCGGTCGGGATGTTCACCTTCCTGGCCATCGTGGCGGCGATGTTCGGCGTGCTGCTCGAGCGCAAGGTCGGCGGGTGGATTCAGTCCCGGCTGGGCCCCAAGCACGTCGGCCCGCAGGGCCTGCTGCAGACCCTGGCCGATACGCTCAAGCTGCTGCAGAAGGAGCACATAACCCCCCGGGCCGCGGACGCGCTGGTCTACAACACCGCCCCCATGGTCGTTACGACCGCCGGACTGATGGGCTGGCTGGTGATTCCGTTCGGCACGCTCGGAGGGACCGTGCTGGTCGTCCGCGACCTCAACATCGGCATTCTGTTCTTCGCGGCCATGGCCTCGATGACCGTGATCGGCATCCTGGCAGGCGGGTGGGCGTCCAACAACAAGTACTCGCTGCTCGGCGCGCTGCGGAGCGCCTCGCAGATGATCAGCTACGAGCTCCCCTTGGGGATAGCTCTCGTGGCCGTGGCCATGGAGGCCGGGACGCTTTCCACCGTGGGCATCGTCCGCGCGCAGGACGGCTGGATGGGGTCCTTCATCTTCCGACAGTTTCCCGCGTTCGTCATCTTCCTGGTCGCGGCCACCGCGGAGGTCAACCGCACTCCGTTCGACCTGCCCGAGGCGGAGTCCGAGCTGGTTGCGGGTTATCTATCTGAATACACGGGCATGCGCTTCTCCCTTTTCATGCTGGGCGAGTACGCCGAGATGTTCGCGATGGCAGCCATGACCACGACGCTCTTCTTGGGCGGGTGGAAGGGGCCGTTCCTGCCTCCTATTTTGTGGTTCTTCCTCAAGATGTACCTGGTGGTGTTTTTCATGATGTGGGTCCGTTGGACATTTCCGCGCTTCCGGCTGGACCAGCTTCTCAACCTGTGCTGGAAGGTATTGCTTCCGGCCGGTCTTGTCTGGATCCTCATCTCCGGTTACAGGATCACGTTCTAGCCCATGGGTACGCTGGCGGCATTTCTCATCTTGTCCGCGGTCACGCTGATACCCGCCGTCGTGGTGGTGACCTCCAAGAACATCGTTCGCAGCGCCCTGGCGCTCGTCCCGACTTTCCTGGGGATCACGGGCCTGTACGTCCTGCTGCAGGCGGAGTTTGTCGCCGGCATCCAGGTGCTGATCTACGCCGGCGCGATTACGGTGTTGATCCTCTTCGTAATCATGCTCACGGAAGGCGGGACAGGCATCAGGATTCGCCAGGTAAACGAGCAGGTGACTGTGGGCGCGCTGACAAGCGCCGCTCTGGCGGCGTTGTTGATCTGGGTGTTCCTGCGTACACCCTGGCCCCGGGGACCCGGAGCGCTGCCCGAATACACCGCGGAACAGATCGGCACAACCCTGCTCTCGTCCATGGTGCTGGTCTTTGAGGTCACAAGCCTGGTGCTGTTGATCTCACTTATCGGCGCCATCATCATCGCGCGGCGCGAGCGGTAGCGCGGGGAGGCCGGAGCATCGTGGCGCTTGGATTGACGCACTTCCTGGTGGTAAGCGCCCTGCTCTTTTGCCTGGGGCTCTACGGGGTGCTGACGCGGCGGAATGCGGTGGCGATCTTGATGGGCATCGAGTTGATGCTCAACGCCGCCAACATCAACTTGGTTGCCTTCAACAAGTACGTGGCGCCCGCGGCGCTCAACGGGCAGGTGTTCACGCTGGTAGTGATTACCCTGGCGGCCTGTGAGGTGGGCGTTGGCCTGGCGCTGGTCATGGCGACATATAGGAACCTTGAGACGGTTCAGGTGGACCGGATCAACATGTTGAAGTGGTAGCGATGCGCGACCTGGCCTGGCTGATTCCGCTCTTTCCCCTGGCTGCGTACGGGCTGATCACAGCCTTCGGTCGGCGTCTGCCCGGAGCGGGAAGCTACGTGGCGGTTGCCGGCATCGGGCTTTCCGGATTGCTTTCGATCGGCATCTTCGTCGAGATGCTGTTGGGCGCCCCGCCGGTGGAGATGACCGTGCGCTGGATGCTCCTGGGCAGCAGCCCCTTGGAGCTGGGGTTCCGCGTGGATCACCTCACCACCATCATGCTGCTGGTGGTTACGGTGGTCGGCTCGATGATCTTCACCTACTCGATCGGCTACATGAAGGGTGACCCGCGCTTCCCGCGCTTCTTCGCCTACCTCTCGCTTTTCGCGGCCTCCATGCTCCTGCTGGTGCTGGCGGACAATCTGCTCTTCCTCTACGCCGGGTGGGAGCTGGTGGGGTTGTGCTCGTACCTGCTGATCGGTTTCTACTTCGAGAAGCCCTCTGCCGCGCGCGCCTCGATCAAGGCCTTCCTTACCACGCGCGTGGGCGACTTCTTCATGTTCCTGGGCATCATGATCGTCTTCTTCACCCTCGGGACGTTCCGTTTCGAGGAGATCTTCGGACGCGTGCGCGAGGGAGCGCTCGCGGGGGCCGCGATCGGCGGGATTCCCTTGCTGACCCTGGCGGCGGTGCTGATCTTCGGTGGAGCGGTGGGCAAGTCGGCGCAGGTGCCGCTGCACACCTGGCTGCCCGACGCGATGGAGGGCCCCACCCCGGTCTCCGCGCTGATACACGCCGCGACGATGGTCGCCGCCGGCGTCTACTTGGTGGCGCGCACCTACACGATGTTCTTCGACTGGCCGGCCTCCGGAGCGCTCCACGGAAGCGCCGCATTGCAGACGGTGGCCTACGTGGGCGGGGTCACCGCCTTGATGGCCGCGACGATCGCCGTGGTCCAGGACGACATCAAGCGCGTGCTGGCGTACTCGACCATCAGCCAGCTCGGTCTGATGATGCTCGGCCTGGGAGTGCTGGGTTACGGAGCCGGCATGTTCCACCTGATGACGCACGCGTTCTTCAAGGCCCTGCTGTTCCTGGGCGCCGGCAGCGTGATCCACGCCATGCACACCAACGACATCAAGGCGATGGGCGGGCTCGCCCGCGCGATGCCGTCCACATACTGGACGTTCCTGATCGGCACCCTGGCGCTGGCGGGCGTGCCTCCGTTCGCGGGCTTCTGGAGCAAGGACGAGATCCTGCTGGAGGCGTTTCACCACAACACCGGCTTGTTCGTGATGGCCGCCCTGACCTCGTTCCTGACCGCGTTCTACATGTTCCGGGTCATCTTCTACACGTTCTTGGGTAAGCTGCGGAGCCACGACGCGCACCCACATGAGAGCCCGCCCGTCATGACCGGGCCGCTGTGGGTTCTGGCCGGCTTCTCCGCGGTGGTCGGTCTGGTCGGCGCGCCGTTCCTGGGAAGCCCGATCCACAAGTTCCTGCACTTCGAGGGCGTGGCGGTCGTGCCGTTCAGCGCCGGGCTTGCCCTCGTCTCCACCGCCATCGCCGGAGGTGGCATCCTGGCGGCGGCGGTCGTGTACCGCTGGGGGCTGGTCCCATCATCCGCGCTGCGCCGCGCCGCCGGCCCGTTGCACACGCTGGTGGTCCGCAAGTACTACTTCGACGAGTTCTATGCCCTGGCGTTCGTGCGCCCCACGCTCTGGATTGCCCGCTCGCTGCGGGTCTTCGATGTCTACGTGATTGACCTGCTGGTAAACCTGATCGGGTTTGGCGTCGTCGCCATGGCTCGGCTGTACCGGTTGTTCGATCTGTACGTGGTAGACGGCGTGGTCAACCTGGTGGGCTGGACGGCCAAGGCGCTCGGTGGAACGTTGCGCTACATTCAAACCGGCCGTGCGCAGAATTACCTGCTTGCGATCGCGCTGGGCGTGATCGTGATCGTGGCCGCGGGGCTGTTGCGGTAGTTCGGGCCGGGCGCCGCCTGGGGAAGAGGGGGAAGGGACTCGAATGGAACGCTACCTGCTGACAATCACGGTGTTCCTGCCGCTGCTCGGCGGGTTGATAATCCTGCTGATCCCGAAGGGCCGGGGCGAGCTGATGAAGTGGGTGGCCGCCGCCGCCGCCGGGCTCGCCTTCCTGGTGTCGCTGTGGCTCCTGGGGCCGTTCGAGATCGGCAGCGCCGGCATGCAGCTCCAGGAGCGCTACCTGTGGATCCCCGGGATCGGGATCAACTACCACCTCGGTGTGGACGGGCTGAGCCTTCCGCTGCTGATCATGACCACCCTGCTGTCCCTGCTTTCGGTCATCTACTCGTGGCGCGTCGAGATGCGGCTCAAGGAGTACCTGTTCCTGTTCCTGCTGCTCGAGACCGGGACGTTGGGCGTCTTCGTGGCGCTGGACTTCTTCCTGTTCTTCGTGTTCTGGGAGATCACGCTGGTGCCGATGTACCTCCTGATCGGCATCTGGGGCGGTCCGCGCCGAGAGTACGCGGCGATCAAGTTCTTCCTTTACACCCTCGTGGGCTCGCTGGCGATGTTGCTGGCGATCATGCTGCTCTACTTCAACGCCGAGCCCCGCACGTTTGGGATCCTCGAGCTGATCCAGCAGCAGCCGCTGGCCCAGGTGCCGGCGCTCGCGGCGCTGGCGTTCTGGGGCTTCTTCCTGTCGTTTGCGATCAAGGTGCCGATGTGGCCGTTCCACACCTGGCTTCCGGACGCGCACGTGGAGGCGCCTACCGCCGGCAGCGTCATCCTGGCGGCCGTCCTACTGAAGATGGGGACGTACGGTTTCGTCCGGATCAGTCTGCCGATGCTGCCGGAGACCTTCAAGCTGTTCGCCTTCCCGATCGCGATCCTGGCGCTGATTGGGATCGTCTACGGAGCTCTCGTGGCCATGGCGCAGACCGACCTCAAGAAGCTGGTCGCCTACTCCAGCGTCAACCACATGGGGTACGTGATGCTGGGCGTCTCTGCCGCCGCGGCCGCGGTGGGTGTCCCGGAGAAGGCGTACGCCGCCACGATCGCGCTCAATGGGGCCGTATTCGAGATGATCGCCCACGGCATCATTACCGGCGCGCTGTTCCTCATCGTTGGGGTGATCTACGACTACCGGGCGCACACCCGAGGCGTGGATGAGTTCGGAGGGCTGGGCGCCAGGCTCCCGCTCTATACCGGCGTCACCATGATGGCTATGCTGGCCTCGATGGGCCTGCCGGGTTTGATGGGGTTCGTGGCCGAGTTCCTGATCTTCGTGGGATCGTTCGGCGTGTTCCCCGAACTGACCGCCCTGGCGGTCACCGGCGTCATCTTCTCGGCCGCGATGTTCCTGTGGACCATCCAACGCATCTTCCTGGGCCCGCTCAACCCCAAGTGGGCCGATCTGCCCGATCTCGACCGGCGCGAGATAATATCCCTGGCTCCGCTGGCCGCGCTCATGCTGGCCTTCGGGGTCTACCCGCGGCCGCTTCTGGACATGATAAACGTGGCGATGACGAGCCTGGTAGCCGTGCTGCGGTAGGGATTCCCGATGCCGATACCGATTGAAGACATCTGGTCACTCGTCCCCGAGTTCTGGCTGGTAGGGCTGGGACTGTTGTTGGTGCTCCTCGACCTCTTCCTGCCCGGTGACCGCAAGCGCCTGGTGGGATGGGCGGCCGTCGTGGGGCTGCTTCTTGTCCTGATGCCCATTCTCGGGATGCTTGGCACGCCCGCCCGCACCGTCTTCTTCAACGCCTACGCGGTGGACGGTTTCGCGATCTTCTTCAAGCTCATCGCCGTGGTAGCTACAATCCTGGTCATCCTGTCTACCATGGACGCGCTTCGAGGACACACGAGCTTCGAGGGCGAGATGTACGTGCTGCTGACCTTCGCGGCGCTGGGCGTGTGCCTGATGGCGGCCAGCGCCGATCTGATCCTGCTGGCGCTGTCGATCGAGTTCGTCAGTCTCTCCTCGTACGTCATGGCCGGGTACTTCAAGTCCGACCCCCGGAGCAACGAGGCCGGGATCAAGTACTTCTTGTTCGGCGCCGTCTCCTCGGCGGTGATGATCTACGGCTTCTCAATTCTCTATGGCCTGACCGGAGAGACCAACCTCTACGCCATCGCCGATCGTGTTCGGACCGCGCCCCAACCCGCCCTGGTGCTGGCGGTGGGCATGGCGCTGGCCGGTCTCGGGTTCAAGGTCTCGATGGTTCCGTTCCACCAGTGGACGCCGGACGTCTACGAGGGCGCGCCGACGCCGGTGGCGGCATTTCTGTCCGTGGCGTCCAAGGCGGCTGGGTTCGCGGCGCTGGTCAGGTTCCTGATGGTCGCCATCGATCCGGGTCCGGTGGACTGGGTCGCGCCGATCGCAGTCCTCTCCGCGGTGAGCATGACGCTCGGCAACCTGCTGGCCCTGCCGCAGCGCAACATAAAGCGGATGCTGGCGTACTCCAGCATCTCGCACGCGGGCTTCCTGCTGATGGGGGTTGCGGCCCACCGTGGCGACTTCGGCGCCCCCGGCCTGCTGATCTACCTGCTGGCGTACACGTTCACGAATCTGGGCGCGTTCTTCGTCGCGATAGCCGTAGGAGGAAGGTTGGGTTCGGACGAGATAGCGGGTTACGCCGGCCTGGCGCAGCGCTCGGCCGGCCTAGCCGCCGTCATGGCGCTGTTCATGCTGTCGCTGACCGGCATACCGCCCACGGGCGGGTTCCTCGGCAAGTTCTACATCTTCGGCGCGGCGGTCAACAACGGGCTGCTGTGGCTGGCCGTGGTGGCGGTGATCAACAGCGTGGTGGCGCTGTACTATTACATGAACGTGATCCGGGTCATGTACCTGCTCCCGGCCCCCTTGGGTGGATCTATGACCGGGCCGGTGCCCCTGCGCCTGGCCCTTGGGATAGCGGCGCTGGGTACGCTGGTGATAGGGATCTTCCCGCAGCCGTTTCTCACCCTCGTCGGGGCGGCCGCGATGCTGCTGCGGATGTAGCTCTGCGGGGCTCGATAGAACGACGGAAACCCGCGCGGTGGTTGGATTTCGGCCCATCTTGACGGGTCAAGGGGGGTCTGTTAGTCTGAGTTGTGGAGTGAGCCCCCGGGGCGCTGCGTCCTGGGGGTTTATTGCTGGCTGGATTCTAGGGAGCCGGGGGCCATGGGAGAAAAGAACCCAGCAGGTCACAAGGACGACCACCGCACCGGCGAGCACTTCCTGAAGGTCATCGCCGACCGGGAGCGCGAGCTTGAGGCCCAGATTGCGGCCGCCCGCGACGAGGCCGCGGCCATCGTCGCCCAGGCGCGGGGTCAAGCCGAGCAGATCGCCCGCGACGCCCGCTCCGAGGCCGCCCGATTGGCAGGCGAGTCGGAGAGGCAGGTCGCCGAAGAGGCCCAGCGGATCCAGCACGAGGCCCAGGCCCGCGCCGAGCGCGAGGTCGAGAACCTGCGCAAGCGGGCGGCGGGCCGGCTCGAGGCGGCGGTGGCAGGCGTGGTGGAGCACGTGGTCACGGGCGGCGAATGATCGTCGAGATGCGCCGGGTGCTGGTCTTCGGCCCCAAGCGGCTGCTCGGCGGGGTCGTGGAGGAAGTCCAGCGCATCGGATCTCTGCACATCGATCGAGTCGAGGCCCCGGACGGATCTGTCAGTGCGGTGCGGCTCGACGAGGAGGCCTCGGCGGCACAGGCGGCGATCGAGCGCGCCCACCACCGCGCCTCCGGTTTGCTCATCCTGCTTCCGGCCGTGCCCCCGGCGCCGGGCGACTCCGCGGCGGCTTCCCTGGCGGATGGCGACCCATCGGATTCCGAGGCGCTCGCGGATCCCGAGACGCTCGACGCGGCGCTGGCCGGTATCGAGACCGAGGTGGCGGCCCTTACCCGGCGGCGGCTCGAAGCCGAGGAAGAGCTCGATCTGATCCAGACCTACGAGAGCGCGCTCCGCGTGCTCTCCCCGCTGCTCGGCGCGCTTTCGGGCAGCCGGGCCCTGGAGTCCGTGGGTTTCATCCTGCGCGGCAAGGACCTCTCGGTCGTCACCTCACTGCGCAACCATCTCAGCGAGTTGACCGGCGGCCGCATCGAGGTGGCCAGCCGCACGATCGAGGAGGGCAAGATCGGCGTTGTCGTGGCGTTTCTGCACCGCGACGCGGAGACGATCCGAGGATGGCTCACCAGGGCGGGGATCAGCGAGCTGCGCCTGCCCGCCCGCTTCTCCGCTGAGGGGCCTGCCGAGGCGGTGCGCCAGATGGAGCGTCGGCGCGCCGAGCTGCCGGGCGAGCTGGCCGGCATCACCGCGTCGCTGGCCGATGTCTCTCGCCGGCACCGCCCCATGGTGGAGGCGCTGCTGGCGCTGGCCACCGATCGGCTCGCGCAGTTCCGCGCGATGGTTCATCTTGCACAGTCGCACTACGCCTTCATCCTGCACGGCTGGGCGCCTGCCGATCGCATAGCCGAAGTGCGCGGCACATTGCAGGCCAGGTTCGGTCGCGACGTGCTCGTTCAGGACCTGCCGGCCGATCCACACGACGCCGCGGCGGTGCCGGTAATGCTGGACAACCCCTCGGTGATCAGGCCGTTCCAGCGCATGCTGGGGTTGTTCAAGCCGCCGCGGTACGGGACGCTGGACCCCACGATCTATCTGGCGGTCTTCTTTCCGGTGTTCGTCGGGATGGTCATCGGTGACGTGGCATACGGCTCCATGCTGTTCGCACTCGGCTGGTGGATGCGCGGCAAGGCCCGCCGTGGAGAGGCCTGGGACGTCGCACTGGGCAGCATCAAGATGGGGATGCGCATCACCCCAACAGTGCTTGCCGACATCTCGTGGGTCATCCGGGTTATGGCCACGTGGGTGATCCTCTTCGGGGTCCTCTATCTCGAGATCTTCGGCAATCTTATCGAGCACCACTTCGGGTGGCATCCGATCTTCAATCGCGTGACCCAGGCAACCGCCTTCTTCTACATGACCGTGGCCGTCGGCGCTGTGCAGGTGGCGCTGGGGTACTTTCTCCACATGGTGCTGGCGGTGCGCCACCGTCACCTGGTTGGGGTGTTGGAGTCCCTGGCGATGCTCTGCGGCGTCGCCGCCCTGCTCCTGCTGCTTGGGGGCATGGGCAACATCGTCCCGCCGAGCCTGATGGGACTGGGCGTCGTGCTGGCCGGAGGGTTCCTCGCGTTCTTTCTGGTCGGGGTCGTGCTCAAGCCGTTCTCGCTCATGTGGTTGCTCGAGGTGATCTCCGGCATGGGCAACGTGCTCTCATACGCCCGGTTGTTCGGCGTGGGCCTGGCGGCGGCAGTGCTTGCGAACGTGTCCAACGAGCTGGGCGGCGCAATGGGGCCGGTGTGGGTCGGCGTGGTCGCCGGCATGCTCATCCAGATGATCTTCTTCGCGTTCACGTTCGCCGGCCACGTCATCCAGCCCGCCCGGTTGAACTGGGTCGAGTTCCTGACCAAGGTGAAGTACCATGATGAGACAGGCAACTCATATCAGCCGCTGCACAAAACAGGAGGTGACTAGTTTGAAGAAGGCGGTGTTCATCGTCTTGACGTTGAGTGTGATGCTGCTCGCGACCGCGTCGGTCGCGCTGGCGGCTGAAGCCCCGGCTGCGGAGGTCAAGCAGATCACGATGGCTCACGGGCTGCTGGGGCTGGCCGCGGCGCTGGCGGTGGCGTTCGGCGCGATTGGAACCGCGTGGGCACAGTCGCGCATCGGCGCGGCCGCGGCCGGCGCCATGGCCGAGCGCCCGGAGATCGGCGGCCAGATGCTGATCTTCCTGGTCCTTCCGGAAACCATGATCATCCTTGGTTTCGTCATCGCTTTCTTCATCGTCCAGAAGATCTAGGACCGGGCAATGGCGGGAACGGATTCTGAGCTGATTGCGCTGCTCGAACGCGAGGCCACCTCCGAGCGCGAGCGGCTCCTGGCGGAGGCCGAGGCGCAGGCTGATGCCATCCGGGCCGAGGCACACCGCGCGGCCGATGAGGGACTCGCAGCGACACGGGAGCGGCTCCAGGCCGACGCGCGCGCGGCGCTGGTCAAGGCGAAGAGCACCGCGATGCTGCGGGCCTCGTCGCTGGTTCTGCAGGCCAAGGAGGACGAGATCTCCCGCGTGTTCGCGCAGGCTTCCTCCGCCCTGGAGTCGCTGGCCGCCGACGTCCGGCGCTACCCGGAAGTCCTGCGCCGGCTCATCGAAGAGGGGCTGGCGGCCCTGAGTGGCCGTGGCGTTGTGTCGGTGGCCCCTGCGGACCAGAAGATGGCCGAGGCGCTGATCCGCGAGCACGGGTGGGAGGCGACTAACTGCGCCGACCCTGCGATCAGCGGCGGGGCGCGTCTCTCTTCGCCCGACGGGCGCCTCGTAGTGACAAACACCCTGGCCTCACGGCTCGGCCGCGCGCGACCGGCGCTGGCGGCCGAGGTGGCCAGGAAGTTGTGGGGGTAGCGGTCCGGCGCGATGCCTGACTTTCCGTACATCAACGCGCGGGTGCGCGCGATGCGCAGCCGGCTGCTGACCGCCGCGCAGCTCGATGAGCTGCTGGGGTTCACGACGCTGCCGGCGTTCCTGCAGGCCATGGCCTCCACGCCTTACGCCGGCGACCTCCAGGAGGCCCTCGTGCGATTCGAGGGCGTCCGGGCCGTGGACGAAGCACTGGCCAGGAACCTACGGCGCACCACGCGGAAGATCCTGGGGTTCGCCGACGGCCGGCCCCGGGCGCTGATCGAGGTGGTCCTGCTGCGGTGGGACCTGGTGAACCTCCGGGTAATAGTGCGCGGCAAGCATGCCGGCCGGTCGGACGGCGAGGTGATGGCAGCGCTGCTGCCCGCGGGCACGCTGGGCGAGGCCGCCCTCAAGGAGATGGTCGCAGCGCCCGACATCGCCGGCGTGGTCGGCACGTTGGAGGCGGTGGGGCATCCCTTCGCGCAGGTAGCGGCCGAGGCCATGGCGGGTTATGCCGGGAACCAGGATCTCCTCGCTTTCGAGCTGCTGTTGGATCGCGCCTATGTCGAGCGCGGCATGCGGCAAACCCGGGGGCGCAGCAGCGACGCGACGGTGCTCCGCGAGGTGCTCCACGCCGAGATAGACGCGGCGAACGCCAAGACCGCGCTCAAGCTGGACTCGGCCGAGGGGCTGGACGAGGAGGCGCGGCTGCGCTTCTTCATTCCCGGCGGCGTGATGCTCCCTGCGGAGCTGTTCCTGGCCCTGTCCGCACCGAGCACGCGGGCGTCGGCCTGGCAGAAGTTGCGGCTCAGCGGCTTTCCGATCCGCGACCTCCCGGAGACCCCGATCGAGTTTGAGCGTGCCCTGGATCTGGCGACGGCGCAGGCGCTGGCCGGGCGCTATCGTGGCGATCCGCTCGGACTGGACATCGTGATCGGGTACCTGGCGCTGAAGACCTACGAGGTGGCCAACCTCCGCCTGGTGGCGCGGGGTGCGTTCCTGGGGCTGCCGCGCGAGGCGGTGCGGCGGGAGATGGTCCGTGTTTAGGCTGGCGGTGATCACCGACCCCGAGACGGCTACCGGCTTCCGGCTGGCGGGTGCCGAGGTGCGGGAGGCCGGTACTCCTGCGGAGGCATTGGA belongs to bacterium and includes:
- the nuoH gene encoding NADH-quinone oxidoreductase subunit NuoH yields the protein MSWGAEIAKAVLAAVGMFTFLAIVAAMFGVLLERKVGGWIQSRLGPKHVGPQGLLQTLADTLKLLQKEHITPRAADALVYNTAPMVVTTAGLMGWLVIPFGTLGGTVLVVRDLNIGILFFAAMASMTVIGILAGGWASNNKYSLLGALRSASQMISYELPLGIALVAVAMEAGTLSTVGIVRAQDGWMGSFIFRQFPAFVIFLVAATAEVNRTPFDLPEAESELVAGYLSEYTGMRFSLFMLGEYAEMFAMAAMTTTLFLGGWKGPFLPPILWFFLKMYLVVFFMMWVRWTFPRFRLDQLLNLCWKVLLPAGLVWILISGYRITF
- a CDS encoding NADH-quinone oxidoreductase subunit J, which gives rise to MGTLAAFLILSAVTLIPAVVVVTSKNIVRSALALVPTFLGITGLYVLLQAEFVAGIQVLIYAGAITVLILFVIMLTEGGTGIRIRQVNEQVTVGALTSAALAALLIWVFLRTPWPRGPGALPEYTAEQIGTTLLSSMVLVFEVTSLVLLISLIGAIIIARRER
- a CDS encoding NADH-quinone oxidoreductase subunit N, giving the protein MPIPIEDIWSLVPEFWLVGLGLLLVLLDLFLPGDRKRLVGWAAVVGLLLVLMPILGMLGTPARTVFFNAYAVDGFAIFFKLIAVVATILVILSTMDALRGHTSFEGEMYVLLTFAALGVCLMAASADLILLALSIEFVSLSSYVMAGYFKSDPRSNEAGIKYFLFGAVSSAVMIYGFSILYGLTGETNLYAIADRVRTAPQPALVLAVGMALAGLGFKVSMVPFHQWTPDVYEGAPTPVAAFLSVASKAAGFAALVRFLMVAIDPGPVDWVAPIAVLSAVSMTLGNLLALPQRNIKRMLAYSSISHAGFLLMGVAAHRGDFGAPGLLIYLLAYTFTNLGAFFVAIAVGGRLGSDEIAGYAGLAQRSAGLAAVMALFMLSLTGIPPTGGFLGKFYIFGAAVNNGLLWLAVVAVINSVVALYYYMNVIRVMYLLPAPLGGSMTGPVPLRLALGIAALGTLVIGIFPQPFLTLVGAAAMLLRM
- the nuoK gene encoding NADH-quinone oxidoreductase subunit NuoK, translated to MALGLTHFLVVSALLFCLGLYGVLTRRNAVAILMGIELMLNAANINLVAFNKYVAPAALNGQVFTLVVITLAACEVGVGLALVMATYRNLETVQVDRINMLKW
- the nuoL gene encoding NADH-quinone oxidoreductase subunit L, with the protein product MRDLAWLIPLFPLAAYGLITAFGRRLPGAGSYVAVAGIGLSGLLSIGIFVEMLLGAPPVEMTVRWMLLGSSPLELGFRVDHLTTIMLLVVTVVGSMIFTYSIGYMKGDPRFPRFFAYLSLFAASMLLLVLADNLLFLYAGWELVGLCSYLLIGFYFEKPSAARASIKAFLTTRVGDFFMFLGIMIVFFTLGTFRFEEIFGRVREGALAGAAIGGIPLLTLAAVLIFGGAVGKSAQVPLHTWLPDAMEGPTPVSALIHAATMVAAGVYLVARTYTMFFDWPASGALHGSAALQTVAYVGGVTALMAATIAVVQDDIKRVLAYSTISQLGLMMLGLGVLGYGAGMFHLMTHAFFKALLFLGAGSVIHAMHTNDIKAMGGLARAMPSTYWTFLIGTLALAGVPPFAGFWSKDEILLEAFHHNTGLFVMAALTSFLTAFYMFRVIFYTFLGKLRSHDAHPHESPPVMTGPLWVLAGFSAVVGLVGAPFLGSPIHKFLHFEGVAVVPFSAGLALVSTAIAGGGILAAAVVYRWGLVPSSALRRAAGPLHTLVVRKYYFDEFYALAFVRPTLWIARSLRVFDVYVIDLLVNLIGFGVVAMARLYRLFDLYVVDGVVNLVGWTAKALGGTLRYIQTGRAQNYLLAIALGVIVIVAAGLLR
- a CDS encoding tryptophanase, with amino-acid sequence MDDALPPAEPYRIKAVEGIRRLTRDQRLRALEAAHHNLFLVKSEDVYIDLLTDSGTGAMSDRQWAAMMAGDEAYAGSRSFDRLAESVAEVMGFPHLIPAHQGRGAEHVLFSALVAPGQQVIGNVHFDTTRAHIEHRQAVALDLAVEEIYDAQDRSPFKGNLDVERADEHIRRVGRDAVPLILVTVTCNSGGGQPVSMANLTAVRALADRWGIPFFLDACRFAENAYFIQQREPGYAGRTAASIAREMCDLSDGCTFSAKKDGLANIGGFAAFRDVALYQKAVPWAILFEGFTTYGGMAGRDLEAIAVGLREVVEQPYLEWRIGQVARLAEGMLAAGVPLVEPSGGHAVFLDARRFLPHVPQTAYPAQSLACELYADGGVRGVEVGGVMAGRDPQTGQERFPRLEMVRLAVPRRAYTDAHMAVVVQAARLTLERRAGIGGLRIVHEPPVLRHFSAHFAPVPLSDLPRGREARAAWGS
- the ndhC gene encoding NADH-quinone oxidoreductase subunit A, whose translation is MLLLDWLYVAAFAVVGLLLAAMSLAIVWVLSPRSTYPQKRMTYESGIEPIGQAWAQFNIRYYLFGLVFVIFAVEVIYLYPWAIVFRQLGKFAFFEMLIFLVVLLLGLAYAWRKGALEWS
- a CDS encoding NADH-quinone oxidoreductase subunit M; the protein is MERYLLTITVFLPLLGGLIILLIPKGRGELMKWVAAAAAGLAFLVSLWLLGPFEIGSAGMQLQERYLWIPGIGINYHLGVDGLSLPLLIMTTLLSLLSVIYSWRVEMRLKEYLFLFLLLETGTLGVFVALDFFLFFVFWEITLVPMYLLIGIWGGPRREYAAIKFFLYTLVGSLAMLLAIMLLYFNAEPRTFGILELIQQQPLAQVPALAALAFWGFFLSFAIKVPMWPFHTWLPDAHVEAPTAGSVILAAVLLKMGTYGFVRISLPMLPETFKLFAFPIAILALIGIVYGALVAMAQTDLKKLVAYSSVNHMGYVMLGVSAAAAAVGVPEKAYAATIALNGAVFEMIAHGIITGALFLIVGVIYDYRAHTRGVDEFGGLGARLPLYTGVTMMAMLASMGLPGLMGFVAEFLIFVGSFGVFPELTALAVTGVIFSAAMFLWTIQRIFLGPLNPKWADLPDLDRREIISLAPLAALMLAFGVYPRPLLDMINVAMTSLVAVLR